From one Malus sylvestris chromosome 1, drMalSylv7.2, whole genome shotgun sequence genomic stretch:
- the LOC126628086 gene encoding uncharacterized protein LOC126628086, with amino-acid sequence MATDAGSNWSLLEDVAFCTSWVEVTHNSLTGNEMQLREMWSLIHTKFVEQMSGKRTKESISSRWKILSHSFTTWRDALTQASNNVRSGANYADEQLQAQAWYGAKIKSRNKSFTRWECWNIVKDCPKF; translated from the exons atggcTACTGATGCAGGTTCgaattggtcgcttcttgaagatgttgcgttttgcactagctgggttgaagttactcataattcccttacgggtaatgagatgcaattgcgagaaatgtggagtttaattcataccaaatttgttgagcaaatgagtgggaaaagaaccaaagaatcgatatccagtcgttggaaaatacttagTCATTCCTTTACTACGTGGAGAGATGCCTTGACacaagctagtaataatgttcgaagtggggcaaattatgcggatgag caacttcaagcacaagcatggtatggtgccaaaatcaaatcaagaaacaaatcattcacccggtgggaatgttggaatattgttaaagattgtcctaaattctaa
- the LOC126628056 gene encoding uncharacterized protein LOC126628056, with protein sequence MAGNGVTPCSKVTDENLAEMKKLIRECEYKLKSSAPKNVSLPNTGSFCYDQPEVNLDPKKRKGTSGPLSKAFNKEARDQCDAEVARMFYTGGLSFNLARNPHYRNSYVRASTLPGYVPPGYNALRTTLLQQEKSHIEQCLQPIKRTWSTKGVSLCSDRWTDAQRRPLINIMATCESGPMFLRAINCEGEYKDKYCIANFLTEAIKEIGHENVVQVITDNAPVCRAAGLLIEAHYPHIFWTPCVVHTLNLALKSICSPKQTDVSYDDCNWISTIASDVWSIKNFIMNHSMRLSMFNEHCKLKLLSIAEPRFASTLVMLRRFKEVKEGLQQMVISPNWALYKEDDLVKAMTVKQKILDEYFWEKIDYILFFTAPIYEVIRMADTDKPCLHLVYEWWDAMIEKVKAAIYRNERKALHEKSSFFDAVYRILLERWTKSSTPFHCLAHSLNPRYYSSEWLQEDPSRVVLSLQLKGKSVLRDTFPMRKLEEVSMWSMPLSLCA encoded by the exons atgGCTGGAAACGGGGTCACACCTTGCAGCAAGGTTACTGATGAAAATCTTGCAGAAATGAAAAAGTTAATTCGGGAGTGTGAATATAAGCTGAAGAGTTCTGCTCCAAAGAATGTTTCTTTGCCCAACACTGGTTCTTTTTGTTATGATCAACCTGAAGTGAATCTTGATccaaagaagagaaaaggaaCAAGTGGGCCTCTTAGTAAAGCTTTTAACAAGGAAGCTCGAGATCAATGTGATGCTGAAGTCGCAAGGATGTTTTATACAGGTGGCTTATCATTTAACCTTGCAAGAAATCCGCATTATCGAAACTCATATGTTCGAGCTTCTACACTTCCAGGGTATGTTCCACCAGGTTACAATGCACTAAGAACTACTCTTCTGCAACAAGAGAAGAGTCACATTGAGCAATGCCTCCAGCCAATCAAGCGCACATGGAGCACTAAAGGTGTAAGTTTGTGCAGTGATAGGTGGACAGATGCACAAAGGAGACCACTTATTAATATTATGGCAACTTGTGAAAGTGGGCCTATGTTCTTGAGGGCAATTAATTGTGAAGGTGAATATAAAGACAAGTATTGTATTGCCAACTTCCTTACAGAAGCTATTAAAGAAATTGGTCATGAAAATGTTGTTCAAGTGATCACTGACAATGCTCCTGTCTGTAGAGCTGCTGGGTTACTTATTGAGGCCCACTATCCCCATATCTTTTGGACACCCTGTGTTGTTCACACTCTTAATCTTGCTTTGAAGAGTATATGCTCTCCGAAACAAACAGATGTTTCGTATGATGACTGCAATTGGATTTCAACTATTGCAAGTGATGTTTGGTCCATAAAAAATTTTATTATGAACCATAGCATGAGATTGTCTATGTTTAATGAACATTGCAAACTAAAGTTGCTCTCCATTGCCGAACCAAG ATTTGCTTCCACACTTGTGATGCTTAGAAGATTTAAGGAAGTAAAGGAAGGTTTACAACAAATGGTGATTAGCCCGAATTGGGCTTTGTACAAAGAAGATGATTTGGTTAAAGCAATGACGGTGAAGCAAAAAATATTGGATGAGTACTTTTGGGAGAAGATTGATTATATTCTTTTCTTTACAGCTCCAATATATGAGGTTATTAGAATGGCTGACACAGATAAACCTTGTCTTCATTTGGTGTATGAGTGGTGGGATGCTATGATTGAAAAGGTGAAAGCTGCTATCTACAGGAATGAGCGCAAGGCATTACATGAAAAAAGCAGCTTTTTTGATGCGGTGTATCGCATTTTATTAGAGCGATGGACTAAAAGTAGCACACCATTTCATTGTTTGGCGCATTCATTAAATCCAAG gtATTATAGTTCAGAATGGCTCCAAGAAGACCCTAGTCGGGTTGTGTTGAGCTTACAACTGAAAGGAAAAAGTGTTTTGAGAGATACTTTTCCAATGAGGAAATTAGAAGAAGTATCAATGTGGAGTATGCCTCTTTCTCTATGTGCTTGA